tcagggtgTCATCATTCCCGGCCTTCCCTTCCTTCCAAAATTGGACCCTCGAGTCATCCTGAAGATGCAGTTCTTGGATGAGATGAACAGGAAGAAAGCTCCTGGGCTGAAGTGAGAGAAACTGCTTACTGAAAAGGCTTGAtgatgttttcttggttcagtCTTAGCGTggttgtctgtgtctttctctgtgtgtgtgtgtgtgtgtgtgtttgtgtgtgtggacagagtgGTACAGACAGCAGGCTTTCATGGCTGTGAACCAGGCCATCGGCAGAGTCATTTGCCATAAGGAGGACTATGGAGCCATCTTCCTGTGtgatcagaggtcagactgCTGATTAACAGGTGGCATTAACAGGTGGCTTTCATCAGGCTATAAGGAGCCATTTATTTGTATAAGAAAGAGAGCTTGATGAGAGAGGTTAGGGTCAGAATATGAAAATGCAGTGCCATCCTAGCATGGCTTTTATTCTCATGTCTACCCTGCAGTTCAAATTGTCGGTGCTGGAACATAATGAAGTTGCACAAAATGTCTCGAAAAACAAGtcgtgccagaaaaaaaaaagttgtcatcaacaacaaaaactctgttcatgttgctgttgtgttattAAAAGATTTTTATTAAAGTAGGACTGTTTGTGGATgctgttattatatttttcttttgcagttttgtAACAGTTCAGCAACCAGCAATCAGAAATCTAGCAACCAGCAATCAGGAAAATGCATGAAATAAGTTTTAACTTCTAAAGTTAACTAATAATTCTAGTCTTGTGACAAGTAACCTGAACTTAAAGTGTAAAATCTGTGGAGTAATTAAACAAACTTTTAGCTTTACTAACATCTTTCAGAAAGAACTGATCTGTTCCACAATGATGAaggtgattaaaataaaataacctgtGACTTCACACAGGTTTAAGTCCTCTGATGCCCGGGCTCAGCTTCCATCATGGGTTAGGCCTTATGTGCGGCTTTATGAAGGCTTTGGAAATGTGGTCCATGACGTTTCTCAGTTCTTCAGGGTTGCAAATAAAATGGTGGGTCCTAACATGAATACAGTTGACAAAAAAGATCAACTGACTCAATGTCCTGGTGTAATTGAGGTCAGTTGGCAGTTTTTGTGTGGCTTGGCAACAGTTGGATATATATATAGTACACCCATCAACTGTCTTATCTCTCTGCACACTAATACTTGTCCCAGTTGGTCCAACTCAGGTCTCAAGTCCCTGAGGGCAAGTTACAGGATAAGTCTCAGGACAGTGTCCTCCAGGATGATGAAACCAACTGGACTCacatatatttcatattttttttgtagtgttgtATACCAGAATAAATGTCTCTTAAATGAACGATAGACCTCTCTCACAGGAGGTGGAGCTCCTTATTTCCTGGGACAGGCGCTCGCTCTGCACTCAGCTCAGTGTGGGACAGAAACTCAAGGCACATTCAGCAAGTGAAGCAGAGCTCAGGTGCAGTTCAGAGGTGGGATTTTCTATGAGTCAGACCAGTCTAGAGGTGGAGTGGCCTCTTCAGGCTTTTTCAGCAGCgtgttcatttcctctctcaATGCCTGTACAACTGTGTTTACTGCTAAGAGGTCTGATCCAGAGCTGTGACCATTAACTGCCTGTACagtactgactgtgtgtgtttgtggttgtaacAGGCCTGTGGTAGAGAAGAAGACTGCTGCAGAGAGCTGTGGGGCAGTGTGTTTGCCAGATACTCAGGCCTCTGGCTTCCCTTCCTGCTCACACTCCCAAAGCCCCCACACCCAGAAGGCCAAGGCACTGGATGCCCACCTTCCCagcctgaagaggaggaggctcaGTGAGTATCAATATAAAGGGAATGTTTCCATGACTCCTTCAAATCCTGAAACAGTTCACAGAGGAGAAGTTAAtccttaatgtgtttttaacctcttgttttgtctttgtgatCAGATGAACACACTGGAGCCAATGGGATACCCAGGATCTTTACTCAGTATGAATGTGAGGTGCAGAAGAGTCAGAGGAGACCAGCCAACCTGTTGGAGACAATCGACCATCACAGTGGAGGAAACGGCGATGGTGTGATGGGAGAGGAGAAGgtattgtgttttctgtgagacaCTGTGGTCTGTCCTACAAGACAAAAGCTGTTCGTTCTTTTTGACATGTATTAGTTTGTATGTCTCAAACGGGGTTACTGATGACTTCGTCCCTTATTTTTCAGGTATGTGGAAGAAATCTCAACAGCTGAACCCGGAGCAGAAGCTTCTGGTGATAAAGTAAGTCATTACCATGGTAAAACTTACTGAGGACTTTTTAAGTGTCGCTGTGTAAAACACTGTGCTCTGTCAATAATGCTAAAGTGGAGGTCTCTGGTGGcgttcctcttcttttttccctcctgatgTGAACTGATTTTCTGTAAACCTGACCTTTGAGGTGCATATAATTTACACTGTAGGCTTAATATGTGTCTGGCTCCAGTGTCCCTGTCAAAGTATGTGTGCACAGAAGGCTGCATCTGAATTAACACCTTACTTAAAGAATAAACaactcttccttttccttcagccacgAGGGACAATGACAAGGAGTTGCAAATCATGGCGAGCAGCTTATTCATGTAAAAAGCATGCTGGGAACATAGAAAAGAGGCATCATATTGCATGGAAAATACTACTTTTTTATGTACGTTAATCGATACATTCATCAGTGTGCCACACAtgccattttaaaataaaatgaaaaatacatccAGTCTgagtctcagacttttggaacCCACTGTATAATCATAATGCGTagtgttgttattgtgtttaaCCCTGCAGCTGTAAATTTGGTAATTGTGTCGTGTTTGTTTCCTGAAAACCACAACCTTGCTGACTGGCATCTTTACTAGAATggacaaaaaaggaaatacaTTAGTGAAAAAAGATGAGAGTTAAGTGTGCAATACTTTGGAAACCTGGTagtagaaaaacatttgtggTGACTCCCCGGTTTCCAGTGCCAAAATAACTCTTGGCTGATTAACAGTTAACCCAAACAGTTTAACAAAAAACTTACTTGTGTCCATGCTACTGTTGATTTAAAGCCCAGTTGCCCTACAACAACAGCCTGTTGGCCATGTAGTGATACTAGCTGACTCCATTTTCCTTCACAGATCCCAGCTGCACGACCTCTTCTCCCGCCTCCTCCCTTgctccaccttcctcctcttcagctgTCTCCATTACCACTCTCTCCCCCATTTCGTCCCCATACACCAGTCttctccagcagacagaagaccagatcccttccctcccctcccttcgtCCTTTGGGCCTTTCCTAAACCTTGGGCCTCCTCTTCTGGACCAAGATGACCTTGTAGGTTTGGCAGATGAccagtttttcatttgtttgaagcCTATGACTTTGATAAAATGCCTTCCTGCCTGGATGACCTCCTGTGCAGCTAGCATTAGCCAGCAGAAGTTCAGATTGAGTGCATGCGAGAGGGATGTAGAATCAGTGAGGGTTTCGATGCCTGTGACTGACTGTAGTTAGTGGAAGCCAATTTGAAATAGATGGAGAGGAACCTAACCTTCCTTGCACTCTTCCCCTTGACCCAGAATATCTTCCAGGTTCACCTTGAACCAAAGCAGGACGAGAAACTCATGAGATGGATTGCCTCAACACGCCTGTTTGACACAATTCTGACTTCCTTCCTCTCAAGAGCCGCTGATATTTGTCGGGAAAGACACGGAAGCACAGCCAGCCACTTTGCTCTCACTCCCTCATCTCACTAACCTTTCAAAGCCAACACACTCCTCAGAGCATCTGTTGAGTCACAAAGAAATATTGCACTTTGTCTGTTACCATACCAGACGTGGCAGCTTTCCAAACCAGGAACATACAGCCTAggttgtgtctttcttttttttttgctgaaaatcaGTGCTTAGACTTTGAAGGTTGTGCAACtttgaaatgaactaaaaacCAGAAAATCTAATTTTCCCAAGCAATCTGAAATACAGCATCACTTGAATATCTTATGAGTCCACAATTCATGTGAAACTGAACCCCTACAAACAAGGCAGCAGCACCTGTATGTTGGTTCAGTGCAGCTGAGAGGAGGTTATTTATAACACTGTATGATGTTTATTAATAAGATTGAATAGGCATATATTACTTTGAACAACATGTGACAGCAGAAAATCCTAATGTTAGATCAGTTACACTCATATTgaatgctgcagctgctgagattATTCATTTGGAAAAATAGACTTTGCAGATAACACACCAGATGCTCATTTAACCATCTTGCGCAGCCATGTGCACAGAGGGGATGCACTGCACAATAAAATCTCATCCAATAAATACTCTGCCATTTACTGGATGAGTCAAAGCCTTTTTTGAATTCTAGAAAGGCTTCTCATCAAAAGGGTCAATAAAATCTGAACTGAAAGCCGATGCTTGCTTCTTCAAACTGACCCTTTACCAGTTCAGTCACCGTGACTCAGACATCCTGAGAGATAAGAGAAACACACTGCAACCTTTACTGAGACTGTGACAGATATAGGTGGAtcagtttttactttaattctgatttggtttggtttcagagGGCGTTCAGGCAGAGTTTTAGAAATTAAATTAGTCAGAAACTCGGATAGGAAGTCCTTGATTCAAATCCAGATCCAATATTTTCCAATATTTCTATATACAAACTTTATACAGTGGGgcacagttttgttgttgttttgtttttttatgtttgatgtGACCAGTTACTGTCAGGATCCATCAGTATCCTTCTCTGTTTCCCTATGTTCTCCTTTGTTTTCCCCTCCCTAGTGTTTTGGTTTcatcctgtttgtctgtgttgtttgttcttgtgtgtgGCGACCTATGTTCTCTTCCCGCCAACTCGCCTGTGCAGCTGCTCCACCCCAAGCCAGCAGTATAAGAACAGTTCATTCAGCCAGTCTCCACAGTCACCTTAGTGGTATTATGCTTCAGCCCAACTATTGTTTGCTTTGTTCTCCACTTATGCTTCCTTACACACTAACTCTGGTTTCCTTGTCCTTCAGGTCCAGCCCTCTTCAGATCTTCTTCCTTCCTGGATTTTCCTCAGCATCCTGTCCTCCATGAGGAGGACAGGATGACTTTGTCCCTGCCTGGTCTTCCTTGTAATTCACCTGCTCTCCAGAATCTCCTCACTGCTCTGCCTACTCCTCAGATATGTACACCTGCATTCTGTGCCTGTGTTCTCCAATCATGTAGAATTTGTACATTAAACTGTGTTAAACTTTCACTTTCTGCCTCTGagtggtgtgcgtgtgtgtgtgtgttgtgcattaTGGCTCCATTTATCATTGGTGTATTCTGCCTTACACAGTCAGTTAATGcaactattttatttatttatttatttattttacttttgtagaaaaataaatatatgctATATTATACATTTATACTTTTTGTAAGTATTACAATTATGTGCAGATTTTTACTCATATTTTAGGCAACATAAAAGTTAGTTTTTATGTACTTATTTGCATTTAGTCGCTCAAAGTTTTAAACCAGAATAAATCCTGAGAGGTGCAAACCAAACCATATTTTAATGAGAGACACTCGGACTCTGTAATCGTGGACATGATGTCATGTTTACGCGGTGTTCACATCAGCTATATATCGCAGAAAGGATTACTCCTCTAGAAACGCCATAATTAGTCCCATCCAACTGGAACTTCGTGGACCTGGACAGTTGTTTGGCTACCACATGATGTGGCAGGTACTCAAACAAAAGCACAATCTGCGAGTGAAGAGGGATCGTGATGAATTTGCTGTGGGAGCTCGCAGAAGGTTTATAAGAAGAACTTACCACTCCATGGGACCGAACAATATGTGGCACGCGGACAGTTATGATAAACTTAAGCCAtacagtttttctctttcaggcTCTATCGATGGATTTTCACATAAAGTACTGTGGCTTGCATGTGGACCAACAAATAATGACCCAAGTGTGATCACTCACTATTTTCTGTCATATGTGCAAAACCTCGGTGTCATTCCCATGAGACTGAGGACTGATTGTGACACGGAGAACGGGACCATGGCTGCAATTCAGTGCACCCTATGTCATCATCACGACTACTACTCTGGAGCGTCCAGCCACATGTATGGCTCATCCACAAACAACCAAAGGATTGAGTGCTGGTGGTCCATATTCAGACAGGGAAGGTAAGTAGCCTTCATTAAGTAATTTCATTATGTGTAACCTTTGATGTCATTCATTCAAACATAtgcttaacatttttttttattattatttttttttattatttattcttgcTCTATAAATGAACTTCGGTTAGTGTATTCCTGTGCCAGGCTAGTGAGGGTCTGGATTTTGCAGacacctttggtcagggtgTCATCATTCCCGGCCTTCCCTTCCTTCCAAAATTGGACCCTCGAGTCATCCTGAAGATGCAGTTCTTGGATGAGATGAACAGGAAGAAAGCTCCTGGGCTGAAAGTGAGAGAAACTGCTTACTGAAAAGGCTTGAtgatgttttcttggttcagtCTTAGTGTGGTTGTCTGTGTCTTCCCTGTACAAACATATCCATCCTGAAGTGGCACATAAAAGTGATTTAAGAGAAGTAGAGCTGAAACTGTGTGTTAGTCGACAGAAAACTACTTCAACTAAAATGCCAAACGTTCGCTCATTTTCTTCCACTGTGGGAATAATAATTTCCAGCTTTTCTCATCACAGTGAACTTAAtatcttttgattttaaaatttattgATTTATGTATGAGGATCATCAACATACATCCATGTATATTAATAATTTCTAACAGTTTCAGGTCCTCTCATATGACACCTGACACACctaaatcattttatttatttattttttgtctgcAGATTTCAGGCAGCTCTActctttctttttactctttggTAATGTTTTTTTGAATGAACCAGGCTCTCAAAACGAGCAGTTTTACAGGCATTAATTATGCAAACAATGAAATCTCACAAGCAAGCACCTCCTCATTAACAGGTGGCTTTCATCAGGCTGTAAGGAGCCATTTATTTGTATAAGACAGAGAGCTTGATGAGAGAGGTTAGGGTCAGAATATGAAAATGCAGTGCCATCCTAGCATGGCTTTTATTCTCATGTCTACCCTGCAGTCCAAATTGTCGGTGCTGGAACATAAtaaagttgcacaaaatgtcttgaaaaacaagtcgtgccagaaaaaaaagttgtcatcaacaacaaaaactctgttaatgttgctgttgtgttattAAAAGATTTTATTAAAGTAGGACTGTTTGTGGATgctgttattatatttttcttttgcagttttgtAACAGTTCAGCAACCAGCAATCAGGAAAATGCATGAAATAAGTTTTAACTTCTAAAGTTAACTAATAATTCTAGTCTTGTGACAAGTAACCTGAACTTAAAGTGTAAAATCTGTGGAGTAATTAAACAAACTTTTAGCTTTACTAACATCTTTCAGAAAGAACTGATCTGTTCAACAATGATGAaggtgattaaaataaaataatgtgtgaCTTCACACAGGTTTAAGTCCTCTGATGCCCGGGCTCAGCTTCCATCATGGGTTAGGCCTTATGTGCGGCCTTATGAAGGCTTTGGAAATGTGGTCCATGACGTTTCTCAGTTCTTCAGGGTTGCAAATAAAATGGTGGGTCCTAACACGTATACAGTTCACAAAAAAGATCAACTGACTCAATGTCCTGGTGTAATTGAGGTCAGTTGGCAGTTTTGGTGTGGCTTGGCAACAGTtgggtatatatatatatatatatatatatatatatatatatatatatatgcacactaATACTTGTCCCAGTTGGTCCAACTCAGGTCTCAAGTCCTTGAGGGCAAGTTACAGGACACGTCTCAGGACAGTGTCCTCCAGGATGATGAAACCAACTGGACTCacatatatttcatattttttttgtagtgttgtATACCAGAATAAATGTCTCTTAAATGAGTGATAGACCTCTCTCACAGGAGGTGTCTGTCTTTCAGAGAAGTGTAACAATAGCAATCATaacaaatatgaaaaaacaGTGCTTCATTGTACATCAAGGGCCAGATTTACTAAATGAATTTGGAGCCACAGTCTATGTTCTCAGCTCCTTATTTCCTGGGACAGGAGCTCGCTCTGCACTCAGCTCAGTGTGGGACAGAAACTCAAGGCACATTCAGCAAGTGAAGCAGAGCTCAGGTGCAGTTC
This region of Toxotes jaculatrix isolate fToxJac2 chromosome 3, fToxJac2.pri, whole genome shotgun sequence genomic DNA includes:
- the LOC121178909 gene encoding regulator of telomere elongation helicase 1-like, with translation MEKTLEFWRVMDRFYNKVNDPASKGGSFFAVCRGKASEGLDFADTFGQGVIIPGLPFLPKLDPRVILKMQFLDEMNRKKAPGLKFKSSDARAQLPSWVRPYVRLYEGFGNVVHDVSQFFRVANKMACGREEDCCRELWGSVFARYSGLWLPFLLTLPKPPHPEGQGTGCPPSQPEEEEAQ